A genomic stretch from Verrucomicrobiota bacterium includes:
- a CDS encoding EVE domain-containing protein yields the protein MAQEPRHWLVKSEPSAYAWEDLVKDGKTAWTGVRNFQARNNLRAMKKDDLVLFYQSVTDPSVMGISKVMKEAYADATATEGDWSCVDLAAVKALPTPVTLKEIKEDRSLAEISLIKQSRLSVMPVKPEEYARILEMGAKI from the coding sequence ATGGCTCAAGAACCCCGTCACTGGCTCGTCAAATCGGAACCCTCGGCCTACGCATGGGAAGATCTTGTAAAGGATGGTAAAACCGCTTGGACCGGCGTCCGGAACTTTCAAGCCCGTAATAATCTACGCGCCATGAAGAAGGATGACCTTGTTCTCTTCTATCAGAGCGTCACCGATCCCTCGGTGATGGGGATCTCCAAAGTGATGAAGGAGGCTTACGCCGATGCCACCGCGACGGAGGGTGACTGGAGTTGCGTCGATCTGGCTGCCGTGAAGGCACTCCCCACCCCTGTGACGCTCAAGGAGATCAAGGAGGATCGCTCCCTAGCCGAGATCTCGCTCATTAAGCAGTCCCGACTCAGCGTCATGCCTGTAAAGCCTGAGGAGTATGCAAGGATCCTGGAAATGGGCGCCAAGATCTAA
- a CDS encoding GspE/PulE family protein — MSQGLADLLLSAAEKAGCADLDVVREALARAAFSQQSQVAAVIATGTVPENDFMKELASLLSIEWREEDQVTPAENVRSTFPARLALGFQILPEQPREQGNENNPLEEKTTSSSDELSLLIWDPFDHAAWQAVTHHHPGVVHLVMTTRRRLTEAVKAAYGVGAETFEELLEGRDEEAFVEKEEVNVLDGEDPEASVMKFVNQILREGLQQGATDIHFEPLGHDLRIRYRIDGVLHEAPVPPNIRVLQDSVTSRLKIMASLDIAERRLPQDGRIALEHKGRPIDVRVATIPCVHGENVSLRLLGAEQFDFKRLGLEEGVEKIIRSLIAMPNGIVLVTGPTGCGKSTSLYTFLSALNVKERRIITIEDPVEHKIDGVIQIAVKPEIDLTFANALRSILRGDPNVVMIGEMRDRETVEIAIRAAQTGHLVFSTLHTNDAVGGITRLIDMGVEPFLVGSSVRAFLAQRLVRKLCPKCSKPSEISAAELEGIGFPMELAVGLRQPVGCQSCRQSGYAGRLAIMEICLVTHALQELFQKRATGNELAEQAVKDGMIPLRKDGWRKASMGLTSLEEVLRVTASDLAVLDE; from the coding sequence ATGAGTCAGGGTTTGGCCGATCTGCTGCTCTCTGCAGCTGAAAAAGCCGGCTGTGCTGATCTGGATGTTGTGAGGGAGGCCCTTGCTCGGGCGGCTTTTTCGCAGCAGTCCCAGGTCGCTGCTGTCATCGCCACGGGTACCGTCCCCGAAAACGATTTCATGAAGGAGTTGGCCTCTCTCCTCAGCATAGAGTGGAGGGAGGAGGATCAGGTGACTCCGGCCGAGAATGTCCGTTCCACGTTTCCCGCAAGGCTTGCCCTCGGCTTCCAGATTCTGCCCGAGCAGCCCCGGGAACAAGGCAATGAGAACAATCCGCTGGAGGAAAAAACGACATCTTCTTCAGATGAACTGAGTCTCCTGATCTGGGATCCCTTCGACCATGCCGCCTGGCAAGCAGTCACCCACCATCACCCGGGTGTTGTCCATCTTGTGATGACGACGCGCCGCCGTCTGACCGAAGCCGTGAAGGCTGCCTATGGCGTCGGTGCCGAGACCTTCGAGGAGTTGCTGGAGGGACGGGACGAGGAGGCCTTTGTCGAGAAAGAGGAGGTCAATGTCCTAGACGGCGAGGATCCCGAGGCCTCGGTCATGAAGTTCGTGAATCAGATTCTGCGCGAGGGGCTTCAGCAGGGGGCCACCGATATTCACTTTGAGCCGCTCGGCCACGATCTCCGTATCCGCTACCGCATCGACGGTGTCCTGCACGAGGCCCCCGTTCCGCCGAATATCCGGGTTCTTCAGGATTCCGTGACCTCGCGTCTGAAAATCATGGCTTCACTGGACATCGCCGAGCGGCGATTGCCGCAGGATGGCCGTATCGCACTCGAGCACAAGGGCCGTCCCATCGACGTGCGTGTCGCGACGATCCCCTGTGTGCACGGGGAGAATGTCAGCCTCCGTTTGCTAGGTGCCGAGCAGTTCGATTTCAAGCGCCTCGGTCTGGAGGAGGGCGTCGAGAAGATCATCCGCTCATTGATCGCGATGCCGAACGGCATTGTCCTGGTGACCGGTCCCACCGGTTGTGGCAAGAGTACATCGCTCTACACGTTCCTCAGCGCTCTCAATGTGAAGGAACGCCGGATCATCACGATCGAGGATCCTGTGGAGCACAAGATCGACGGGGTCATCCAGATCGCGGTGAAGCCGGAGATCGACCTGACCTTTGCCAACGCCCTGCGAAGCATTCTCCGCGGTGACCCGAACGTCGTGATGATCGGTGAGATGCGCGACCGCGAGACGGTCGAGATCGCGATTCGTGCGGCACAGACCGGTCACCTGGTCTTCAGCACGCTCCATACGAACGATGCTGTCGGCGGCATCACCCGACTTATCGACATGGGAGTAGAGCCATTCCTTGTGGGCTCTTCCGTCCGTGCGTTCTTGGCACAGCGCCTTGTCAGGAAACTCTGCCCGAAATGCTCCAAGCCCTCGGAGATATCTGCGGCGGAACTGGAAGGCATCGGTTTTCCGATGGAGCTGGCGGTAGGTCTGCGGCAACCCGTGGGATGTCAGTCTTGCAGGCAGAGCGGCTATGCCGGCCGGCTGGCCATCATGGAGATCTGTCTTGTGACCCATGCCTTGCAGGAGCTGTTTCAGAAGCGGGCCACGGGCAACGAACTTGCTGAACAGGCTGTCAAAGACGGAATGATTCCCCTCAGAAAGGATGGTTGGCGCAAGGCCTCCATGGGACTGACCTCACTGGAGGAGGTCCTGCGGGTCACCGCAAGCGATCTGGCCGTGCTCGACGAGTAG